Proteins encoded by one window of Roseofilum casamattae BLCC-M143:
- the secE gene encoding preprotein translocase subunit SecE yields MAKKETAPAQEKSENLLEFSSKFLQGTKDELQKVVWPSRQQLISESVAVMSMVSLFAFLIFAVDKLFIWTASQVF; encoded by the coding sequence GTGGCTAAAAAAGAAACCGCGCCAGCCCAAGAAAAATCGGAAAACCTCCTAGAATTTTCCAGTAAATTTCTGCAAGGCACCAAAGATGAACTGCAAAAAGTCGTTTGGCCCTCTCGTCAGCAACTCATTAGCGAATCCGTAGCCGTTATGTCTATGGTGAGCCTATTTGCCTTTCTGATCTTTGCTGTCGATAAACTATTTATTTGGACCGCTAGTCAGGTATTTTGA